The genomic window AACATACTTAGATAAATTTTTATTGCTTGTTCGCTATCCCCGCTTTTAGCATAAATTTGAGCTAAAAACATTAATGTAGGAGCAGGATTATGAGCGAGGGATAAAAATTCCATCACGCCCTCATTCAGACCAGCATATTCATAAGATTTAGCAAGATTTTTCAAAGATTGCGAACGTTTTTTGGAGCGATAGCGATTGCGACTATAATCAGCCAAAGCCACAATGGCAATGATGGCAATTAGAATCGTGATCCCAAACAAAGGATCTCTGTAAATAAAAGCAATGTCTCTCAATTTATTCTCTTATGATGTTGATTTTCGCTTTTACCCTTATTTTTTCAAAATATTCGTCTAAAATTCTATCTTGAGAACCTTCCACTAATTTTTGTGCAATAAAATTCTTGGCCTGTTCAAAAGGAACTTCTATATGTCCGATTTTATCTTTGATGAAAAACGATACATAGCTTCCTTCTCCGGCATTCAAAATAGGTGTGAAAGCATTTTTATCGGTTTTTATAAATACTTGAGCAACCTGAGGATTTAAAGCTTCCAAAGAAATTTTTTCTTCACCTCGATCGACTCCTGAGATTTTCATCATCGGATTCCCAAGTGCCTTTTTAAGGGCTTCAGGATCTTTTGAAACGTAACGGATTGTTTCAACCTCCTTAGGAATGCTAAACTCTTCTTTGTGCTTATTATAATATTCACGCATTTCTGTCTCCCCTGCAGTATTGACATTAGAAAGCAAAACATTCCTCAAAAGCTCTTGGGTTTGTATCTGTTCTTTGAGTTCATCCTTATATTTTCCATAATTTATTCCCTGATTAATCA from Helicobacter sp. 12S02232-10 includes these protein-coding regions:
- a CDS encoding SurA N-terminal domain-containing protein; the encoded protein is MGKFFFGFFIFSTFVFLFADTPVKTNKNDIVGGIAITVNGDPITLYQIEQAQKDLKISKKKAIDMLIAQRIKAQEIKRLNINVDDSRIEEEIENIAKHNGMDRDNFVSALINQGINYGKYKDELKEQIQTQELLRNVLLSNVNTAGETEMREYYNKHKEEFSIPKEVETIRYVSKDPEALKKALGNPMMKISGVDRGEEKISLEALNPQVAQVFIKTDKNAFTPILNAGEGSYVSFFIKDKIGHIEVPFEQAKNFIAQKLVEGSQDRILDEYFEKIRVKAKINIIRE